From Blattabacterium cuenoti:
TTTCCATCTGGAAATAAATTCAAAGTACAGTCAGTCAATACTCCATCTACATCAAATATGAAAGTATTAATATCATTCATTATACTTATATAATTTTTCATATATTCCATTAAACATAATAAAAATAATCACCTTATTTCATTCATAGTCGTTTTATATTAATTATATATAGAAAATAACTAAAATACTTAATCAAATAAAATTTAAAAAAATAAAATTATAAAATTAACGACATCCTAATCTAATAATCATTTTTTATATGACATTAAATATCTTCAAAATTAAGATTTGTAAAATTTTTTATTTCTGATGTCTTTTTTTGTTGTACATCCTTCATTTCTTGATTGTATGTAGTATGATTTTTAAAATCTTTTTGATGTCGTTCTGAAATAACTTCTCTTCCCTTTTCATTAATAATAAATCGAATCATATCATCAAGTATGCTTTGGAACTTGGAAAAATCTTCTTTGTACAAATAAATTTTGTGTTTTTTATAAGTTATTTCTCCTGTTTCAGTAAAATTTTTCTTACTTTCAGTTATAGTCAAATAATAATCACCAGCTCTTGTTTCTCTAGCATCAAAAAAGTAAGTACGACTACCAGTTTTTAGAGTTCGTGAACAAATTTCATTTCTTTCTTTGATATTTTCTTTTTCGTCCATTTCAAAAAATATTATAATCCTAATTAAGCAAATCTAAACAAAAAAAATGGTCCATACTATTTTTTTTATTATAATTATTCAAAATTAATTTTGACTAAAAAATATTATGATCTTCAATTTTGTATATTTTTCCGTTTTTCAAAACAATAAACAAATCGAAATCAGAAATATAGGAAGTATCATGAGTTATAATAATAATAGTGCTATATTTCATTTTTTCTTTAACATAACGAATGATTGATTTTCTAGTTTTTTGATCTATAGCAGAAAAACTGTCATCAAATATAAGAATTTTTGGGCTTTTTATGATAGCTCTGGCTATACATATTCTTTGTTTTTGACCTCCAGATAAAGTAATTCCTCTTTCTCCTATAATGGTTTCATATCCATTTTTAAAATTTAAAATATCATTTTCTATCATAGCGATTCTAGCTGCATCATATACTTTATATGGAGCAACTTTATACACACTTCCTAAAGCTATATTATTATAAATAGAATCTGAAAAAAGAAAAGATTCTTGAGGAACATAACCAATGTTGTTTCTAAAATCATATAAATTATGATTTTTTAAAGATAAATTGTCTATTAATATCTTTCCTTTATACGGATCATATAAACGAGAGATTAATCTTCCTATAGTTGTTTTTCCTGATCCTGTTTCTCCTGTTAAAATTAAAGTTTTTCCTTTCATTAAAGTAAATGATATCTTATTAACTATAAGTGTATGATTTCGATTTTTTTGTTTTATATCATGCTTACTGACACTGTTATAGTAAAAAAAACTCACATTTTTAAATTGAATTTT
This genomic window contains:
- a CDS encoding DUF3276 family protein → MDEKENIKERNEICSRTLKTGSRTYFFDARETRAGDYYLTITESKKNFTETGEITYKKHKIYLYKEDFSKFQSILDDMIRFIINEKGREVISERHQKDFKNHTTYNQEMKDVQQKKTSEIKNFTNLNFEDI